In one Andrena cerasifolii isolate SP2316 chromosome 2, iyAndCera1_principal, whole genome shotgun sequence genomic region, the following are encoded:
- the Scaf6 gene encoding SR-related CTD associated factor 6 isoform X2: MTKNKQKDNPKFGFLFGGEHFNYYQYKVTTEQAILKQKGINPMQNADPRLNVSQQQQTAATVAQPLNNVNLASSLNTQNNGLNPVVGIGPVGGQGGPVIPGVPGQIGGPGNAAPPIGPVPGAMGGVNPPIAGVTQPVNIGGPPGWLQNELANLQSQQTTLQEQVRQSEQNLAAQHAALMAQQQGRVEDAVRQAQETALQNSAQNTNTDLAAFDAVLQPIIDSCTKDSISAGKAWILQNSVTPQSNQVVADHLLKKVITAANFSHKLHIIYLVNDVLHHCARKKSMDLRKAMESVVVPMFCNTSLAASEEQLNKLNKLLSLWESKNNYFDEGIIDQLKQPSSSWSEYQANLVAQHASAITPITTSTKQTFDNYQAQHQAFVTHALRQIQNIEQQKMAIDQQLKAPPPPQLNQQNMSLPPSHSGPPAAISTDVNFSQPPPGWGVPAANDPPPFTNVPLPDFSKPPPGFGPPPVIHEPSVEDLMPSMPYYELPAGLMVPLIKLEDAEYKPLDPDAIRLPPPAPPSDRLVAAVEAFYAPPNHDSPRDSDGWEKLGLYEYYKAKNAARKRKDEDITAGIRQKSKSPSPILRPRSKSPSPPKKRYRSKSRSRSRSRSRGRSRSRSPAANHRRNSRNSNHNNRSRRRRNSNKDRSPDRRIDRQDRSPTPPSFLGSTYSKVPQEISIDESNKGHQLLKKMGWSGAGLGANEQGIEAPISGGEIRDKNDQYKGVGINLNDPYENFRKSKGQAFITRMKARAEERAEERGERD; the protein is encoded by the exons ATGACGAAAAACAAGCAGAAGGACAACCCAAAGTTTGGTTTCCTGTTCGGTGGAGAGCACTTCAACTACTATCAGTACAAAGTGACTACAGAGCAAGCCA TTTTAAAGCAAAAAGGAATAAATCCAATGCAAAATGCAGACCCACGTTTAAACGTTTCGCAGCAGCAGCAAACAGCCGCTACGGTCGCGCAGCCACTGAATAACGTCAATCTTGCGTCGAGCCTAAATACCCAGAACAATGGATTGAACCCAGTTGTTGGGATTGGACCGGTGGGAGGTCAGGGTGGCCCGGTTATTCCTGGTGTACCCGGACAAATTGGAGGGCCGGGAAATGCAGCACCGCCGATTGGACCTGTACCTGGTGCTATGGGAGGTGTGAACCCACCTATTGCTGGAGTTACGCAACCGGTTAACATTGGCGGACCTCCTGGATGGCTTCAGAATGAGCTAGCAAACCTTCAATCGCAGCAGACTACGCTACAGGAACAAGTGAGACAATCGGAACAGAATCTGGCTGCGCAACATGCTGCATTGATGGCTCAGCAACAAGGAAGGGTTGAGGATGCTGTGAGACAAGCCCAGGAAACAGCTTTGCAAAACAGCGCGCAAAACACGAACACGGATCTCGCTGCATTCGACGCGGTCTTACAGCCCATTATCGATAGCTGCACGAAGGATAGCATAAGTGCCGGGAAAGCCTGGATACTCCAGAACTCAGTTACTCCGCAGAGTAATCAAGTTGTTGCGGATCACTTGCTGAAAAA AGTAATCACGGCGGCAAATTTTAGTCATAAACTTCACATTATCTATTTGGTCAATGATGTCTTGCATCATTG TGCAAGAAAGAAATCTATGGATCTTCGCAAGGCAATGGAAAGTGTTGTTGTACCCATGTTCTGTAACACTTCACTAGCCGCATCAGAAGAGCaacttaataaattaaataaactgTTAAGTTTGTGGGAGtcaaaaaataattactttgaTGAAGGGATTATAGATCAATTGAAACAGCCAAGTTCATCTTGGTCCGAATATCAGGCTAATCTGGTTGCTCAGCATGCCAGTGCAATTACACCCATCACTACATCCACGAAACAGACCTTTGATAATTATCAAGCACAACATCAAGCGTTCGTTACTCATGCTTTAAGACAAATTCAAAATATTGAGCAGCAAAAAATGGCGATAGATCAGCAATTAAAAGCCCCGCCACCGCCACAATTG aatcAGCAGAACATGTCTCTGCCACCTAGTCATTCCGGACCCCCTGCAGCGATAAGCACAGATGTAAATTTCAGTCAACCGCCGCCTGGATGGGGTGTACCTGCTGCAAACGATCCTCCACCATTCACAAACGTTCCGTTACCAGATTTTTCGAAACCTCCTCCTGGATTTGGCCCACCACCAGTTATACACGAGCCCTCGGTCGAAGATTTAATGCCCAGTATGCCTTATTATGAGCTTCCTGCTGGTCTGATGGTACCTCTGATCAAGTTGGAAGACGCAGAGTATAAACCCCTAGATCCAGACGCTATTAGGCTTCCACCACCAGCTCCTCCGAGTGACCGGCTAGTAGCAGCTGTGGAAGCATTCTATGCACCGCCAAATCACGACTCGCCGCGCGACAG CGATGGGTGGGAGAAATTAGGTTTATACGAGTATTATAAAGCGAAGAATGCCGCGCGTAAGCGGAAGGATGAGGACATAACAGCTGGCATAAGGCAAAAGTCGAAATCACCGTCACCGATTTTGAGGCCAAGGTCGAAAAGCCCTAGTCCGCCGAAGAAACGATATCGAAGCAAATCGCGGAGTAGGTCGCGCTCTAGATCGAGGGGTAGGAGCAGATCCAGGTCTCCCGCTGCCAATCACAGACGCAATAGCCGTAATAGTAATCATAATAACAggagcaggaggaggaggaatagCAACAAGGATCGCAGCCCCGATAGGAGAATTGACAGGCAAGATCGAAGCCCGACACCGCCTAGTTTCCT TGGGTCGACTTACAGTAAGGTGCCGCAAGAAATTAGTATCGACGAAAGTAATAAAGGTCACCAGTTGCTCAAGAAGATGGGTTGGAGTGGTGCGGGGCTGGGTGCCAATGAACAGGGTATTGAAGCCCCTATTTCGGGGGGTGAAATTAGGGATAAGAACGATCAGTATAAAGGCGTCGGTATCAATTTAAACGATCCATATGAGAACTTCAGGAAGAGCAAAGGTCAGGCATTTATTACTAGAATGAAAGCGAGGGCGGAAGAACGTGCCGAGGAAAGGGGTGAACGGGACTGA
- the Scaf6 gene encoding SR-related CTD associated factor 6 isoform X3, producing MGGVNPPIAGVTQPVNIGGPPGWLQNELANLQSQQTTLQEQVRQSEQNLAAQHAALMAQQQGRVEDAVRQAQETALQNSAQNTNTDLAAFDAVLQPIIDSCTKDSISAGKAWILQNSVTPQSNQVVADHLLKKVITAANFSHKLHIIYLVNDVLHHCARKKSMDLRKAMESVVVPMFCNTSLAASEEQLNKLNKLLSLWESKNNYFDEGIIDQLKQPSSSWSEYQANLVAQHASAITPITTSTKQTFDNYQAQHQAFVTHALRQIQNIEQQKMAIDQQLKAPPPPQLNQQNMSLPPSHSGPPAAISTDVNFSQPPPGWGVPAANDPPPFTNVPLPDFSKPPPGFGPPPVIHEPSVEDLMPSMPYYELPAGLMVPLIKLEDAEYKPLDPDAIRLPPPAPPSDRLVAAVEAFYAPPNHDSPRDSDGWEKLGLYEYYKAKNAARKRKDEDITAGIRQKSKSPSPILRPRSKSPSPPKKRYRSKSRSRSRSRSRGRSRSRSPAANHRRNSRNSNHNNRSRRRRNSNKDRSPDRRIDRQDRSPTPPSFLGSTYSKVPQEISIDESNKGHQLLKKMGWSGAGLGANEQGIEAPISGGEIRDKNDQYKGVGINLNDPYENFRKSKGQAFITRMKARAEERAEERGERD from the exons ATGGGAGGTGTGAACCCACCTATTGCTGGAGTTACGCAACCGGTTAACATTGGCGGACCTCCTGGATGGCTTCAGAATGAGCTAGCAAACCTTCAATCGCAGCAGACTACGCTACAGGAACAAGTGAGACAATCGGAACAGAATCTGGCTGCGCAACATGCTGCATTGATGGCTCAGCAACAAGGAAGGGTTGAGGATGCTGTGAGACAAGCCCAGGAAACAGCTTTGCAAAACAGCGCGCAAAACACGAACACGGATCTCGCTGCATTCGACGCGGTCTTACAGCCCATTATCGATAGCTGCACGAAGGATAGCATAAGTGCCGGGAAAGCCTGGATACTCCAGAACTCAGTTACTCCGCAGAGTAATCAAGTTGTTGCGGATCACTTGCTGAAAAA AGTAATCACGGCGGCAAATTTTAGTCATAAACTTCACATTATCTATTTGGTCAATGATGTCTTGCATCATTG TGCAAGAAAGAAATCTATGGATCTTCGCAAGGCAATGGAAAGTGTTGTTGTACCCATGTTCTGTAACACTTCACTAGCCGCATCAGAAGAGCaacttaataaattaaataaactgTTAAGTTTGTGGGAGtcaaaaaataattactttgaTGAAGGGATTATAGATCAATTGAAACAGCCAAGTTCATCTTGGTCCGAATATCAGGCTAATCTGGTTGCTCAGCATGCCAGTGCAATTACACCCATCACTACATCCACGAAACAGACCTTTGATAATTATCAAGCACAACATCAAGCGTTCGTTACTCATGCTTTAAGACAAATTCAAAATATTGAGCAGCAAAAAATGGCGATAGATCAGCAATTAAAAGCCCCGCCACCGCCACAATTG aatcAGCAGAACATGTCTCTGCCACCTAGTCATTCCGGACCCCCTGCAGCGATAAGCACAGATGTAAATTTCAGTCAACCGCCGCCTGGATGGGGTGTACCTGCTGCAAACGATCCTCCACCATTCACAAACGTTCCGTTACCAGATTTTTCGAAACCTCCTCCTGGATTTGGCCCACCACCAGTTATACACGAGCCCTCGGTCGAAGATTTAATGCCCAGTATGCCTTATTATGAGCTTCCTGCTGGTCTGATGGTACCTCTGATCAAGTTGGAAGACGCAGAGTATAAACCCCTAGATCCAGACGCTATTAGGCTTCCACCACCAGCTCCTCCGAGTGACCGGCTAGTAGCAGCTGTGGAAGCATTCTATGCACCGCCAAATCACGACTCGCCGCGCGACAG CGATGGGTGGGAGAAATTAGGTTTATACGAGTATTATAAAGCGAAGAATGCCGCGCGTAAGCGGAAGGATGAGGACATAACAGCTGGCATAAGGCAAAAGTCGAAATCACCGTCACCGATTTTGAGGCCAAGGTCGAAAAGCCCTAGTCCGCCGAAGAAACGATATCGAAGCAAATCGCGGAGTAGGTCGCGCTCTAGATCGAGGGGTAGGAGCAGATCCAGGTCTCCCGCTGCCAATCACAGACGCAATAGCCGTAATAGTAATCATAATAACAggagcaggaggaggaggaatagCAACAAGGATCGCAGCCCCGATAGGAGAATTGACAGGCAAGATCGAAGCCCGACACCGCCTAGTTTCCT TGGGTCGACTTACAGTAAGGTGCCGCAAGAAATTAGTATCGACGAAAGTAATAAAGGTCACCAGTTGCTCAAGAAGATGGGTTGGAGTGGTGCGGGGCTGGGTGCCAATGAACAGGGTATTGAAGCCCCTATTTCGGGGGGTGAAATTAGGGATAAGAACGATCAGTATAAAGGCGTCGGTATCAATTTAAACGATCCATATGAGAACTTCAGGAAGAGCAAAGGTCAGGCATTTATTACTAGAATGAAAGCGAGGGCGGAAGAACGTGCCGAGGAAAGGGGTGAACGGGACTGA
- the Scaf6 gene encoding SR-related CTD associated factor 6 isoform X1, which produces MDQAPADTELRNIIDKLAQFVARNGPEFEQMTKNKQKDNPKFGFLFGGEHFNYYQYKVTTEQAILKQKGINPMQNADPRLNVSQQQQTAATVAQPLNNVNLASSLNTQNNGLNPVVGIGPVGGQGGPVIPGVPGQIGGPGNAAPPIGPVPGAMGGVNPPIAGVTQPVNIGGPPGWLQNELANLQSQQTTLQEQVRQSEQNLAAQHAALMAQQQGRVEDAVRQAQETALQNSAQNTNTDLAAFDAVLQPIIDSCTKDSISAGKAWILQNSVTPQSNQVVADHLLKKVITAANFSHKLHIIYLVNDVLHHCARKKSMDLRKAMESVVVPMFCNTSLAASEEQLNKLNKLLSLWESKNNYFDEGIIDQLKQPSSSWSEYQANLVAQHASAITPITTSTKQTFDNYQAQHQAFVTHALRQIQNIEQQKMAIDQQLKAPPPPQLNQQNMSLPPSHSGPPAAISTDVNFSQPPPGWGVPAANDPPPFTNVPLPDFSKPPPGFGPPPVIHEPSVEDLMPSMPYYELPAGLMVPLIKLEDAEYKPLDPDAIRLPPPAPPSDRLVAAVEAFYAPPNHDSPRDSDGWEKLGLYEYYKAKNAARKRKDEDITAGIRQKSKSPSPILRPRSKSPSPPKKRYRSKSRSRSRSRSRGRSRSRSPAANHRRNSRNSNHNNRSRRRRNSNKDRSPDRRIDRQDRSPTPPSFLGSTYSKVPQEISIDESNKGHQLLKKMGWSGAGLGANEQGIEAPISGGEIRDKNDQYKGVGINLNDPYENFRKSKGQAFITRMKARAEERAEERGERD; this is translated from the exons ATGGACCAGGCACCTGCAG ATACAGAGTTACGGAACATCATAGACAAGCTGGCACAGTTTGTGGCTCGCAATGGACCAGAGTTCGAGCAGATGACGAAAAACAAGCAGAAGGACAACCCAAAGTTTGGTTTCCTGTTCGGTGGAGAGCACTTCAACTACTATCAGTACAAAGTGACTACAGAGCAAGCCA TTTTAAAGCAAAAAGGAATAAATCCAATGCAAAATGCAGACCCACGTTTAAACGTTTCGCAGCAGCAGCAAACAGCCGCTACGGTCGCGCAGCCACTGAATAACGTCAATCTTGCGTCGAGCCTAAATACCCAGAACAATGGATTGAACCCAGTTGTTGGGATTGGACCGGTGGGAGGTCAGGGTGGCCCGGTTATTCCTGGTGTACCCGGACAAATTGGAGGGCCGGGAAATGCAGCACCGCCGATTGGACCTGTACCTGGTGCTATGGGAGGTGTGAACCCACCTATTGCTGGAGTTACGCAACCGGTTAACATTGGCGGACCTCCTGGATGGCTTCAGAATGAGCTAGCAAACCTTCAATCGCAGCAGACTACGCTACAGGAACAAGTGAGACAATCGGAACAGAATCTGGCTGCGCAACATGCTGCATTGATGGCTCAGCAACAAGGAAGGGTTGAGGATGCTGTGAGACAAGCCCAGGAAACAGCTTTGCAAAACAGCGCGCAAAACACGAACACGGATCTCGCTGCATTCGACGCGGTCTTACAGCCCATTATCGATAGCTGCACGAAGGATAGCATAAGTGCCGGGAAAGCCTGGATACTCCAGAACTCAGTTACTCCGCAGAGTAATCAAGTTGTTGCGGATCACTTGCTGAAAAA AGTAATCACGGCGGCAAATTTTAGTCATAAACTTCACATTATCTATTTGGTCAATGATGTCTTGCATCATTG TGCAAGAAAGAAATCTATGGATCTTCGCAAGGCAATGGAAAGTGTTGTTGTACCCATGTTCTGTAACACTTCACTAGCCGCATCAGAAGAGCaacttaataaattaaataaactgTTAAGTTTGTGGGAGtcaaaaaataattactttgaTGAAGGGATTATAGATCAATTGAAACAGCCAAGTTCATCTTGGTCCGAATATCAGGCTAATCTGGTTGCTCAGCATGCCAGTGCAATTACACCCATCACTACATCCACGAAACAGACCTTTGATAATTATCAAGCACAACATCAAGCGTTCGTTACTCATGCTTTAAGACAAATTCAAAATATTGAGCAGCAAAAAATGGCGATAGATCAGCAATTAAAAGCCCCGCCACCGCCACAATTG aatcAGCAGAACATGTCTCTGCCACCTAGTCATTCCGGACCCCCTGCAGCGATAAGCACAGATGTAAATTTCAGTCAACCGCCGCCTGGATGGGGTGTACCTGCTGCAAACGATCCTCCACCATTCACAAACGTTCCGTTACCAGATTTTTCGAAACCTCCTCCTGGATTTGGCCCACCACCAGTTATACACGAGCCCTCGGTCGAAGATTTAATGCCCAGTATGCCTTATTATGAGCTTCCTGCTGGTCTGATGGTACCTCTGATCAAGTTGGAAGACGCAGAGTATAAACCCCTAGATCCAGACGCTATTAGGCTTCCACCACCAGCTCCTCCGAGTGACCGGCTAGTAGCAGCTGTGGAAGCATTCTATGCACCGCCAAATCACGACTCGCCGCGCGACAG CGATGGGTGGGAGAAATTAGGTTTATACGAGTATTATAAAGCGAAGAATGCCGCGCGTAAGCGGAAGGATGAGGACATAACAGCTGGCATAAGGCAAAAGTCGAAATCACCGTCACCGATTTTGAGGCCAAGGTCGAAAAGCCCTAGTCCGCCGAAGAAACGATATCGAAGCAAATCGCGGAGTAGGTCGCGCTCTAGATCGAGGGGTAGGAGCAGATCCAGGTCTCCCGCTGCCAATCACAGACGCAATAGCCGTAATAGTAATCATAATAACAggagcaggaggaggaggaatagCAACAAGGATCGCAGCCCCGATAGGAGAATTGACAGGCAAGATCGAAGCCCGACACCGCCTAGTTTCCT TGGGTCGACTTACAGTAAGGTGCCGCAAGAAATTAGTATCGACGAAAGTAATAAAGGTCACCAGTTGCTCAAGAAGATGGGTTGGAGTGGTGCGGGGCTGGGTGCCAATGAACAGGGTATTGAAGCCCCTATTTCGGGGGGTGAAATTAGGGATAAGAACGATCAGTATAAAGGCGTCGGTATCAATTTAAACGATCCATATGAGAACTTCAGGAAGAGCAAAGGTCAGGCATTTATTACTAGAATGAAAGCGAGGGCGGAAGAACGTGCCGAGGAAAGGGGTGAACGGGACTGA